A genomic segment from Brevundimonas mediterranea encodes:
- a CDS encoding lysozyme, whose amino-acid sequence MSDTPKPTKISREGVILIKSFEGFRPRAVQRADGRWTIGYGHTRSAREGLSVSESDAELLLQYDLIPVVRAIGSVQAPLNQHQFDALASFAFSVGVDRFTTSDVLARLNAGAPDEAAEALGGWSDDTEIATPPRRRAAERALFVANPDAPVSLADLLAAPLPPVAATLVERTVEPETPVEGGTFENADVAPFPALPSATLTRAAAVAVLLGEDQDGLLPVAADETPPALEVAPVEEESTPDVLIETDVAEEAEPAKEPEPRPSPPAPQIDKTAGVAAFYSPYAVRAHGPLLGFGAGRVNAKPEATAAANDLVAQDVEVEATEDRAVETSFTPPAALPAPSPGETAVAGGEVSTPEPAVEPATSEDAPETFEQPQMIAEQAVEVPVFAAAAPPQDPIPLELTADPVSPQESSNARQAWPESREAVDPDQTPLFEAEENSAIDEEIQADYAPVAPTAQQGSWSETATFLVMGGIGMLSFGAAMAAFRQSSRSSDETLLIGWVLAVIALACVGVSGYNLYKRWGRADRA is encoded by the coding sequence GTGTCTGACACGCCGAAACCGACCAAGATCTCTCGCGAAGGGGTCATTCTGATCAAGAGCTTCGAGGGTTTCCGCCCGCGAGCCGTTCAGCGCGCCGACGGCCGCTGGACGATCGGCTATGGCCATACCCGTTCCGCCCGCGAAGGGCTGAGCGTGTCCGAGAGCGACGCCGAACTGCTGTTGCAGTACGACCTGATCCCGGTGGTTCGCGCCATCGGCTCCGTCCAGGCGCCGCTGAACCAGCATCAGTTCGACGCCCTCGCCAGTTTCGCCTTCTCGGTGGGGGTTGATCGTTTCACGACGTCAGACGTCCTGGCCCGATTGAACGCGGGCGCGCCTGACGAAGCCGCCGAGGCCCTTGGCGGCTGGTCGGACGACACCGAGATCGCCACGCCGCCGCGACGCCGCGCCGCCGAACGCGCCCTGTTCGTCGCCAATCCCGACGCGCCGGTTTCGCTGGCCGACCTTCTCGCCGCGCCCCTGCCGCCGGTGGCCGCCACCCTCGTGGAACGCACCGTCGAACCGGAAACGCCGGTTGAGGGGGGCACGTTCGAAAACGCGGATGTCGCGCCCTTCCCGGCCCTGCCGTCGGCGACCCTAACGAGAGCGGCGGCCGTCGCGGTTCTGCTGGGCGAAGACCAGGACGGTCTGCTTCCCGTCGCTGCCGACGAGACGCCTCCGGCGCTTGAAGTCGCGCCGGTCGAAGAGGAATCGACCCCGGACGTCCTGATCGAGACAGACGTCGCCGAAGAAGCCGAACCGGCGAAAGAACCGGAGCCGCGCCCTTCGCCGCCCGCACCTCAGATCGACAAGACGGCCGGCGTCGCCGCCTTCTACTCCCCCTACGCCGTGCGCGCCCACGGCCCGCTGCTCGGCTTTGGAGCGGGACGCGTGAACGCCAAGCCGGAGGCGACCGCCGCCGCCAATGACCTCGTTGCGCAAGACGTCGAGGTCGAGGCGACGGAAGACCGTGCGGTCGAGACTTCATTCACCCCGCCCGCGGCCCTGCCCGCCCCCTCGCCAGGCGAAACAGCGGTCGCCGGCGGGGAGGTTTCAACGCCTGAACCGGCTGTAGAACCTGCGACTTCAGAAGACGCGCCTGAGACGTTTGAACAACCGCAAATGATCGCCGAGCAGGCGGTCGAAGTCCCGGTGTTCGCCGCCGCCGCGCCGCCGCAGGATCCGATCCCGCTTGAACTGACGGCTGATCCTGTCTCGCCGCAGGAATCGTCGAACGCCCGCCAGGCATGGCCCGAGAGCCGCGAGGCGGTCGATCCTGACCAGACGCCTCTGTTCGAGGCGGAAGAGAATTCCGCGATCGATGAAGAGATCCAGGCCGACTATGCTCCGGTCGCGCCCACCGCTCAGCAGGGCAGTTGGAGCGAAACGGCGACCTTTCTGGTGATGGGCGGCATCGGCATGCTGTCGTTCGGCGCCGCCATGGCCGCCTTCCGGCAATCCTCCCGTTCGAGCGACGAAACGCTCCTGATCGGCTGGGTGCTGGCCGTCATCGCCCTCGCCTGCGTCGGGGTGTCGGGCTACAATCTTTACAAACGCTGGGGCCGCGCCGACCGCGCCTAA
- a CDS encoding isovaleryl-CoA dehydrogenase, with protein MSIPFAPQSMEFSLGENADAIRETTARWAADRLAPLAAEIDATNAFRRELWPEMGELGLHGITVEEDYGGLGLGYLEHVVAMEEVSRASASIGLSYGAHSNLCVNQIRRWGTPEQKRKYLPKLISGEHVGALAMSEAGSGSDVMSMRTRADRKGDRYVLNGTKFWITNAPHADTLVVYAKSDPDAGSKGCTAFLIEKGMKGFSVSKKLDKMGMRGSDTAELVFEDCEVPEENIMGPVGGGAGVLMSGLDYERAVLAAGPLGIMQAALDVVLPYVRDRQQFGRPIGSFQLMQGKVADMYVALNSARAYVYSVARACDAGLTTRYDAAGAILLASENAVKVTLEAVQALGGAGYTKEWPVERLVRDAKLYDIGAGTNEIRRFLIGRELLGG; from the coding sequence ATGAGCATTCCCTTCGCGCCGCAATCCATGGAATTCAGCCTCGGCGAAAACGCCGACGCGATTCGCGAGACGACCGCCCGATGGGCGGCAGATCGCTTGGCCCCCCTGGCGGCCGAGATCGACGCGACAAACGCCTTCAGGCGCGAGCTCTGGCCCGAGATGGGCGAACTGGGTCTGCACGGGATCACGGTCGAAGAAGACTACGGCGGCCTGGGCCTGGGCTATCTGGAACATGTCGTGGCGATGGAAGAGGTGTCCCGCGCCTCGGCCTCCATCGGCCTGAGCTACGGCGCCCACTCCAACCTGTGCGTCAACCAGATCCGCCGCTGGGGCACGCCCGAGCAGAAGCGGAAATATCTGCCCAAACTCATCAGCGGTGAACATGTCGGCGCGCTCGCCATGTCCGAGGCCGGATCCGGCTCGGACGTGATGTCGATGCGGACGCGGGCCGACCGAAAGGGCGACCGCTATGTCCTGAACGGAACCAAGTTCTGGATCACCAACGCCCCCCACGCCGACACCCTGGTCGTTTACGCCAAGAGCGATCCCGACGCCGGATCAAAGGGCTGCACCGCCTTCCTGATAGAAAAGGGCATGAAGGGGTTCAGCGTCTCCAAGAAGCTGGACAAGATGGGCATGCGCGGCTCGGACACCGCGGAACTGGTGTTCGAGGACTGCGAGGTGCCCGAGGAGAACATCATGGGACCGGTGGGGGGCGGCGCCGGCGTTCTGATGAGCGGCCTGGACTATGAGCGCGCGGTCCTCGCCGCCGGCCCGCTGGGCATCATGCAGGCCGCCCTGGACGTCGTCCTGCCCTATGTCCGCGACCGCCAGCAGTTCGGCCGACCGATCGGATCATTCCAGCTGATGCAGGGCAAGGTGGCGGACATGTACGTCGCCCTGAACAGCGCCCGCGCCTACGTCTATTCGGTCGCCCGCGCCTGCGACGCCGGCCTGACGACCCGCTACGACGCCGCCGGCGCCATTCTACTGGCGTCCGAAAACGCGGTGAAGGTCACGCTTGAGGCCGTCCAGGCCCTGGGCGGCGCAGGCTACACCAAGGAATGGCCGGTCGAACGCCTGGTCCGCGACGCCAAGCTCTACGACATCGGCGCCGGCACCAACGAAATCCGTCGCTTCCTGATCGGTCGGGAACTGCTGGGCGGCTGA
- a CDS encoding DUF3008 family protein — protein sequence MPAKSAAQQKAAGAALSAKRGDTPKSELQGASKSMVESMTEKQLEDFAHTKRKGKPEHAAKK from the coding sequence ATGCCCGCAAAATCCGCAGCCCAGCAGAAGGCCGCCGGCGCCGCCCTGTCGGCCAAACGCGGCGACACGCCCAAGTCCGAACTCCAGGGCGCTTCGAAATCGATGGTGGAGTCCATGACCGAGAAACAGCTCGAGGACTTCGCCCACACCAAACGGAAGGGCAAGCCCGAGCACGCGGCGAAGAAATAG
- a CDS encoding exopolysaccharide biosynthesis protein — translation MPAQPPPNDDLRLFSDVIEELGEGDDPKLKLEELVAAFGERGFGAMILILSMLALLPWPPGGKAVFAVPIILMSLELAFQRSSIWLPRWALRTSISRAAYRAGVSRIMKTVRYVENLTRPRIPFLTGEVADTVTGLICVILALIMALPIPFGDALPGIALVFFALGMMQRDGIAILLGALATGGCALYLFLIWRTVFEVAHHAAGWFAQIFH, via the coding sequence ATGCCCGCCCAACCGCCTCCGAACGACGACCTGCGGCTCTTCTCGGACGTGATCGAGGAGCTAGGCGAAGGCGACGATCCCAAGCTGAAGCTCGAGGAGCTGGTCGCGGCCTTCGGCGAGCGCGGCTTCGGGGCGATGATCCTGATTCTCTCGATGCTGGCCCTGCTGCCCTGGCCGCCAGGGGGCAAGGCGGTGTTCGCGGTCCCCATCATATTGATGTCGCTGGAGCTTGCCTTCCAGCGCAGTTCGATCTGGCTCCCACGCTGGGCGCTCCGCACCTCCATCAGCCGTGCGGCCTATCGCGCGGGGGTGTCGCGAATCATGAAGACGGTCCGTTACGTCGAGAACCTGACCCGACCGCGCATCCCGTTCCTGACCGGCGAGGTCGCCGACACGGTCACCGGTCTGATCTGCGTGATCCTGGCGCTGATCATGGCCCTGCCCATCCCGTTCGGCGACGCCCTGCCCGGCATCGCCCTGGTCTTCTTCGCCCTGGGCATGATGCAGAGGGACGGGATCGCCATCCTGCTGGGCGCACTCGCGACCGGCGGCTGCGCCCTGTATCTGTTCCTGATCTGGCGCACGGTCTTCGAAGTCGCCCACCACGCGGCCGGCTGGTTCGCCCAGATCTTTCACTGA
- the flaF gene encoding flagellar biosynthesis regulator FlaF: MSLQAYKAATSRAETPRDLEYRLFGQVTRALVHASTVDERDLATRIDALDWNRRLWSTLASDCGDPANVLPASLRAQIISLSLFINRHSSAVMRGEETFQDLIEINRMMMQGLAPGAQQAA; this comes from the coding sequence ATGTCGCTTCAAGCTTACAAAGCGGCGACGTCGCGGGCTGAGACGCCGCGCGACCTGGAGTACCGGCTCTTCGGCCAGGTCACGCGCGCGCTGGTGCATGCCTCGACGGTCGATGAACGGGATCTGGCCACGCGTATCGACGCGCTGGACTGGAACCGGCGTCTGTGGTCGACTCTGGCTTCGGACTGCGGCGATCCCGCCAACGTGCTGCCGGCGTCCCTGCGCGCGCAGATCATTTCCCTGAGCCTGTTCATCAATCGCCACTCCTCCGCTGTCATGCGCGGCGAAGAGACGTTCCAGGACCTGATCGAGATCAACCGCATGATGATGCAGGGGCTGGCGCCGGGAGCGCAGCAGGCGGCCTGA
- the flbT gene encoding flagellar biosynthesis repressor FlbT → MALKLSLKPGERFVLNGAVVQNGDRRGVLILQNRASVLREKDIMQADEVTTPARRIYFPIMMMYLEEASAAKFYDELALRISEFMGATKNPAILAECVSASRHVLAREYYKALMAARKIVEYEEKVLNVASSLQSGDVAG, encoded by the coding sequence ATGGCGTTGAAGCTGTCGTTGAAACCCGGCGAGCGGTTCGTGTTGAACGGCGCGGTGGTCCAGAACGGCGACCGTCGCGGGGTGCTGATTCTTCAGAACCGCGCCAGCGTGCTGCGCGAGAAGGACATCATGCAGGCGGACGAGGTCACCACCCCCGCCCGCCGGATCTATTTCCCGATCATGATGATGTATCTGGAAGAGGCCTCTGCAGCGAAGTTCTACGACGAATTGGCGCTGCGGATCTCCGAGTTCATGGGCGCGACCAAGAACCCCGCCATTCTCGCCGAATGCGTCTCCGCCTCGCGTCACGTTCTGGCGCGCGAATACTACAAGGCCCTGATGGCGGCCCGTAAGATTGTCGAATACGAAGAAAAGGTTCTGAATGTCGCTTCAAGCTTACAAAGCGGCGACGTCGCGGGCTGA
- a CDS encoding AAA family ATPase gives MGRFEGTDRYIATADLKVAVNAAVALERPLLIKGEPGTGKTVLAYEIAKAFDAPLITWHVKSTTKAHNGLYEYDAVSRLRDSQLGDERVHDVRNYLKKGKLWEAFTAPARPVLLIDEIDKADIEFPNDLLQELDRMEFYVQEIDETIRAEIRPIVIITSNNEKELPDAFLRRCFFHYIRFPDAETLSAIVDVHFPGIKPRLVAEALKTFYEIRDTPGLKKKPSTSELLDWLKLLLVEDIDAETLREKTPNKLIPPLHGALLKNEQDIHLFERLAFLGRRDGGRPGG, from the coding sequence ATGGGCCGGTTCGAAGGCACCGATCGCTACATCGCCACCGCTGACCTCAAGGTCGCGGTCAACGCCGCCGTGGCGCTGGAACGGCCTCTGCTGATCAAGGGCGAACCCGGGACGGGCAAGACGGTTCTGGCCTATGAGATCGCCAAGGCCTTCGACGCGCCCCTGATCACCTGGCACGTCAAATCGACGACCAAGGCGCACAACGGCCTGTATGAATACGACGCCGTCAGCCGCCTGCGCGACAGCCAGCTGGGCGATGAGCGGGTTCACGACGTCCGCAACTACCTGAAGAAGGGCAAGCTGTGGGAGGCCTTCACCGCCCCGGCCCGCCCCGTGCTGCTGATCGACGAGATCGACAAGGCCGACATCGAATTCCCCAACGACCTCCTGCAGGAGCTCGACCGGATGGAATTCTATGTCCAGGAGATCGACGAGACGATCCGGGCCGAAATCCGCCCCATCGTCATCATCACCTCAAACAACGAGAAGGAGCTGCCGGACGCCTTCCTGCGCCGCTGCTTCTTCCACTACATCCGCTTCCCTGACGCCGAGACCCTGTCGGCCATCGTCGATGTCCACTTCCCCGGCATCAAGCCCCGCCTGGTCGCTGAAGCCCTCAAGACCTTCTACGAGATCCGCGACACGCCGGGTCTGAAGAAGAAGCCGTCCACCTCGGAACTGCTGGACTGGCTGAAGCTGCTGCTGGTCGAGGATATCGACGCCGAGACCCTGAGGGAAAAGACGCCGAACAAGCTGATCCCGCCCCTGCACGGCGCCCTGTTGAAGAACGAACAGGACATCCACCTGTTCGAACGGCTGGCCTTCCTGGGTCGGCGCGACGGCGGCCGCCCAGGCGGTTGA
- a CDS encoding YfbR-like 5'-deoxynucleotidase: MLSGRRLDLLDPSPFDIEIEDIAHGLARVARWNGQTIGEHAFSVAQHSVVVEEIAAHIKPGLDPKWRLAALLHDASEYVIGDMISPFKAALGEGYKDFEARLEAAIHVRYGLPPKTPQTIKTLIKKADKACAFFEATQLAGFNEKESLGIFGSPPQGYSLVIEPQPASIAQARYLERYQVLAKAVGLLPADDAWHTE; the protein is encoded by the coding sequence ATGCTGTCGGGCCGACGCCTGGACCTGCTCGATCCCTCGCCCTTCGACATCGAGATCGAGGACATCGCCCACGGCCTGGCCCGCGTCGCGCGCTGGAACGGTCAGACGATCGGCGAACACGCCTTCTCGGTCGCCCAGCACAGTGTCGTGGTCGAGGAGATCGCCGCCCACATCAAGCCGGGCCTGGACCCGAAATGGCGCCTGGCCGCCCTTCTGCACGACGCCTCGGAATACGTCATCGGCGACATGATCTCGCCGTTCAAGGCGGCCCTGGGCGAAGGCTACAAGGATTTCGAGGCCCGGCTCGAGGCGGCCATTCACGTCCGCTACGGCCTGCCGCCCAAGACGCCGCAGACCATCAAGACCCTGATCAAGAAGGCCGACAAGGCCTGCGCCTTTTTCGAGGCGACGCAGTTGGCCGGATTCAACGAAAAGGAATCCCTGGGCATCTTCGGCTCGCCCCCGCAGGGCTACAGCCTGGTCATCGAACCCCAGCCGGCCTCCATCGCCCAGGCCCGTTATCTGGAACGCTATCAGGTCCTGGCCAAGGCGGTCGGCCTCCTGCCCGCCGACGACGCCTGGCATACGGAATAG
- a CDS encoding NUDIX hydrolase: MAGPADQGVRIGLSVVVMALKDRRAVVLTTQAEDGARALPFGPFDPVRDRTFERALRDFVTDQTGFRLGFVEQLYTFGDAGRATPRATPTPDQRREVSVGYLALTPDAAQGQTHDAHWDAVFDFFPWEDRRADNPALHAALVEGLTRWSDADDRRTARARALFALTPDHRWNEERVLERYELLYEARLVAEAWRDARQTPPAASALLPGAPMGSDHRRILATGLGRLRSKLKYRPVLFDLTPGLFTLSELQAAAEAVSGLTLHKQNFRRGVERTGLVEPTGQLSSTTGGRPAELFRFKGVDPQTGAAPGLSLPAQR; this comes from the coding sequence ATGGCGGGACCGGCGGATCAGGGCGTGCGCATCGGCCTGTCGGTCGTCGTCATGGCGCTGAAGGACCGCCGGGCCGTGGTCCTGACGACCCAGGCCGAGGACGGCGCCCGCGCCCTGCCCTTCGGCCCGTTCGATCCCGTGCGCGACCGCACGTTCGAACGGGCTCTGCGCGACTTCGTGACCGACCAGACGGGCTTCCGCCTGGGCTTCGTCGAACAGCTCTACACCTTCGGCGACGCCGGTCGCGCCACGCCCCGCGCCACCCCCACTCCAGACCAGAGGCGCGAGGTCTCGGTCGGCTATCTGGCCCTGACCCCGGACGCCGCCCAGGGCCAGACCCATGACGCGCACTGGGACGCCGTATTCGACTTCTTCCCGTGGGAGGATCGTCGCGCCGACAACCCCGCCCTGCACGCCGCCCTGGTCGAGGGACTGACCCGTTGGTCCGACGCCGACGACCGCCGCACGGCCCGCGCCCGCGCCCTGTTCGCCCTGACGCCCGACCACCGTTGGAACGAGGAACGGGTGCTGGAACGCTATGAGCTCCTGTACGAGGCGCGACTGGTCGCCGAGGCCTGGCGCGACGCGCGCCAGACGCCGCCCGCGGCCTCCGCCCTGCTGCCCGGCGCGCCCATGGGATCGGACCATAGGCGCATCCTGGCGACAGGTCTCGGCCGGCTGCGCAGCAAGCTGAAATACCGACCGGTCCTGTTCGACCTGACGCCCGGCCTCTTCACCCTGTCGGAACTCCAGGCCGCCGCCGAGGCCGTCTCGGGCCTGACACTGCACAAGCAGAATTTCCGGCGCGGCGTCGAACGCACAGGCCTGGTCGAACCCACCGGACAACTGTCCTCGACCACCGGCGGACGCCCCGCCGAACTGTTTCGATTCAAGGGCGTCGACCCCCAGACGGGCGCCGCGCCGGGCCTGTCCCTACCTGCGCAAAGATAG
- a CDS encoding tyrosine-type recombinase/integrase, with the protein MRALHRLSALKASRIKEPGLHADGGGLYLQVGRGDARSWIFRYSADGRERQMGLGPAHTVGLAEARDMALELRKLRLKGVDPIEARKAEQEACRRQRASAVTFSQAVSEYIRLNRAGWRNDKHAAQWTSTLKTYAEPVIGSRPVASIDANDILRVLEPIWIDKAETASRVRGRIEAVLDWSTVRGQRSGENPARWRGHLELLLPAKSKVRKVAHHAAIDRAELPKFMALLSKQPGTGAHALSAPPPNRGRWIESRGEPHPPSGRAAP; encoded by the coding sequence ATGCGTGCCTTGCATCGTTTGAGCGCTCTGAAAGCCAGCAGAATCAAGGAGCCTGGGCTCCATGCTGACGGCGGGGGCCTGTATCTCCAAGTGGGTCGGGGCGACGCCCGGTCGTGGATTTTCCGCTATTCCGCCGATGGGCGCGAGCGCCAGATGGGCCTGGGCCCGGCGCATACGGTCGGCCTGGCCGAAGCCAGAGATATGGCGCTTGAGCTTCGGAAGCTCCGTTTGAAGGGCGTGGATCCGATTGAGGCGCGCAAGGCTGAGCAGGAGGCCTGCCGTCGGCAGCGGGCCAGCGCCGTGACCTTTTCCCAGGCCGTGAGCGAATATATCCGCCTCAATAGGGCCGGGTGGCGCAACGACAAGCACGCCGCCCAATGGACCTCCACCCTGAAGACCTATGCCGAGCCGGTCATCGGTTCGCGGCCGGTCGCCTCAATCGACGCGAACGACATCCTGCGGGTTCTCGAACCGATCTGGATCGATAAGGCCGAAACCGCCAGCCGCGTTCGGGGACGCATAGAGGCCGTCCTGGACTGGTCCACCGTTCGCGGCCAGCGCTCGGGCGAAAACCCCGCACGCTGGCGCGGACACCTCGAACTGCTCCTTCCCGCCAAGAGCAAGGTGCGCAAGGTCGCGCACCATGCCGCCATCGACCGCGCCGAACTGCCCAAGTTCATGGCCCTGCTCTCCAAGCAGCCCGGCACAGGCGCGCATGCTCTGTCCGCTCCGCCGCCCAATCGCGGAAGGTGGATCGAAAGCCGTGGGGAACCGCATCCACCTTCAGGTCGCGCAGCACCTTGA
- the poxB gene encoding ubiquinone-dependent pyruvate dehydrogenase, with protein MSMTVADLLAKTLASAGVSRIWGVTGDSLNGLNDSLRRFDQIEWMHVRHEETAAFAAGAEAAITGKLAVCAGSCGPGNLHLINGLFDCHRNRTPVLAIAAHIPSSEIGLGYFQETHPQELFRECSDFCELVSNPAQMPGVLARALNTAVGKGGVAVIVLPGDVALAPASEGASPDWTPPGKPRITPAVADVARAAELLNGAEKVAILAGSGCAGAHDQVLALAEALQAPVVHALRGKEYVEWDNPFDVGMTGLIGFSSGYHAMMNCDALVMLGTDFPYRNFYPSDARIIQIDHDPSSLGKRAHLAQGVVGDVAETVAALLPQLKPDRSPRFLEAARKHYQSARAGLDDLARPSAKGRPIHPQYLAEVVSRLASDDAIFTADVGTPTVWAARYLKMNGRRRLLGSFNHGSMANAMLQGIGAQAAAPGRQVISLSGDGGFTMMMGDFISLSQLDLPLKVIVFNNGSLGFVAMEMKAGGFLDTGTDLKNPDFAAMATAMGIKGFRVEDSDQLEDVVAQALAHPGPVLIDVVTAGQELVIPPKIKLEQAKGFSLFMLKAIMNGRGDEVIELARTNL; from the coding sequence ATGTCGATGACGGTTGCGGACTTGCTGGCCAAGACCCTGGCTTCAGCCGGCGTAAGCCGGATCTGGGGCGTTACCGGCGACAGTCTGAACGGGCTGAACGACAGCCTCCGACGCTTCGACCAGATCGAATGGATGCATGTCCGCCATGAGGAAACCGCAGCCTTCGCCGCCGGGGCCGAGGCCGCGATCACCGGTAAGCTGGCGGTCTGCGCCGGCAGTTGCGGGCCAGGAAACCTGCATCTGATCAACGGCCTGTTCGACTGTCACCGCAACCGCACGCCGGTCCTGGCCATCGCCGCCCATATTCCCTCGTCGGAAATCGGCCTGGGCTATTTCCAGGAGACCCATCCGCAGGAGCTGTTCCGCGAATGCAGCGACTTCTGCGAACTGGTGTCCAATCCGGCCCAGATGCCGGGCGTCCTGGCGCGCGCCCTGAACACCGCCGTCGGCAAGGGCGGGGTAGCGGTGATCGTCCTGCCCGGCGATGTGGCTCTGGCCCCGGCGTCGGAAGGCGCCTCGCCCGACTGGACCCCGCCCGGCAAGCCGCGCATCACCCCCGCCGTCGCCGATGTGGCCCGGGCCGCCGAACTGCTGAACGGGGCCGAGAAGGTCGCCATCCTGGCGGGCAGCGGCTGCGCCGGCGCCCATGATCAGGTGCTGGCCCTGGCCGAGGCGCTTCAGGCGCCGGTGGTTCACGCCCTGCGCGGCAAGGAGTACGTCGAATGGGACAATCCCTTCGACGTGGGCATGACCGGCCTGATCGGCTTCTCGTCCGGCTATCACGCCATGATGAACTGCGACGCCCTGGTCATGCTGGGCACCGACTTCCCCTATCGCAACTTTTATCCGTCGGACGCCAGGATCATCCAGATCGACCATGACCCGTCCAGCCTGGGCAAGCGCGCCCATCTGGCCCAGGGCGTGGTCGGGGACGTCGCCGAAACCGTCGCCGCCCTGTTGCCGCAGCTGAAGCCGGATCGGTCGCCGCGTTTCCTAGAGGCCGCACGCAAACACTATCAGTCGGCGCGCGCGGGCCTGGATGATCTGGCGCGGCCGTCCGCGAAGGGCCGGCCCATCCATCCCCAATATCTGGCCGAGGTCGTCAGCCGGCTGGCGTCCGACGATGCGATCTTCACCGCCGACGTCGGCACCCCCACCGTCTGGGCGGCGCGGTACCTGAAGATGAACGGGCGGCGGCGGCTGCTGGGATCCTTCAACCACGGCTCCATGGCCAATGCGATGCTTCAGGGCATAGGCGCCCAGGCGGCCGCTCCGGGGCGGCAGGTGATCTCACTGTCGGGGGACGGGGGTTTCACCATGATGATGGGCGACTTCATCAGCCTGTCGCAGCTGGACCTGCCGCTGAAGGTGATCGTCTTCAACAACGGCTCACTGGGGTTCGTGGCCATGGAGATGAAGGCCGGCGGCTTCCTGGACACCGGCACGGATCTGAAGAACCCCGACTTCGCCGCCATGGCGACGGCCATGGGGATCAAGGGCTTCCGCGTAGAAGACTCCGACCAGCTGGAGGACGTCGTCGCCCAGGCCCTGGCCCATCCCGGCCCGGTGCTGATCGACGTGGTCACAGCCGGCCAGGAACTGGTCATCCCGCCGAAGATCAAGCTGGAACAGGCCAAGGGCTTCAGCCTGTTCATGCTGAAGGCGATCATGAACGGACGGGGCGACGAGGTGATCGAACTGGCCCGGACCAACCTCTAG